The DNA sequence CACGGGGCGGTCGTCGTCCCCGACTTCGTCACCCCGGCCGAGGAGGAACGCATCCTGCTGCGCATCGGATCGGCGCCGTGGATGACCGAGCTGCGCCGCCGGGTGCAGCATTACGGCTACCGCTACGACTACCGGGGCGCGAGCCGTCCGGAGCCCGCGGCGCCGCTCCCGCGCTGGGCCGCGGTCATGGCGGACCGGCTGCGGGAGCACTTCGGCGGGGCGCTGCCGGTGCAGTGCATCGTCAACGAGTACCGCCCCGGCCAGGGCATCGGCATGCACGCCGACCATGCAGATTTCGGGCCGGTCGTGGCGTCCCTGTCGCTCGCCGCCGACTGGCCGATGCGTTTCCGCCCGCGCGCCGTCCGCCCCTACGCCCGCGACGGCCTGCCGGGCGACGAGGTCACCGTGCTCCCGCGCCGCTCCATCCTCGTCCTCGCGGGCGCCGCACGCCGGGACTGGATGCACGGCATCGACCGGGCCGACACCGCCGGCGAGGCCGCGACGCGCCTCTCCGCCACCTTCCGCACCCTCGCGCGGTAGCGACCCGCCGGCCCGCCGCCGGGCGGTGCGGGCCTTTATTCGATCTTCCCCTGCAAGGAGCTGCGCCATGATCCGTTTCGTCCACGGCGACCTCTTCGCCTCCGGCTGCGAGGCCCTCGTCAATCCCGTCAACTGCGTCGGCGTCATGGGCAAGGGCCTCGCCCTCCAGTTCCGGCGCCGCTTCCCGGCCAACTA is a window from the Rhodospirillaceae bacterium genome containing:
- a CDS encoding alpha-ketoglutarate-dependent dioxygenase AlkB, which gives rise to MARDSIFAHGAVVVPDFVTPAEEERILLRIGSAPWMTELRRRVQHYGYRYDYRGASRPEPAAPLPRWAAVMADRLREHFGGALPVQCIVNEYRPGQGIGMHADHADFGPVVASLSLAADWPMRFRPRAVRPYARDGLPGDEVTVLPRRSILVLAGAARRDWMHGIDRADTAGEAATRLSATFRTLAR